From the genome of Hymenobacter cellulosilyticus, one region includes:
- a CDS encoding TolC family protein produces MKFRILPFLALLGLPFHAVMAQTASRPLNLDEVISLALNHSAIGKQANTDREIGYWQWRDYRSTYRPQLGLQGTLPNYSSTITPVVQPEDGSIVFRQIKNNNSNVGLAVRQNIGLTGGQVIVGADVLRYDDFIGKAKRYNSQPFTLGLTQPIGQFNELHWNRRIEPLRYQESQRQFLEEREKIAQRTTELYFDVLLQQVNAEVARQNAQATDELLRIGQERYRLGRLSQSDLLQLELNLLDAQQAKIQAQLSAQNATVELQAYTGLTGAPALDVPALVPQPVVAPEVALEQARQHRSAMLAFQRRLLEAERDVAQARGTTGMQATLSANLGYVNQAPELNNSLQDLRNQQQVKLSFSVPLLDWGTDRPW; encoded by the coding sequence ATGAAATTCCGGATCCTTCCTTTCCTGGCACTGCTGGGACTGCCCTTCCACGCGGTAATGGCCCAAACGGCCAGCCGTCCTCTCAACCTCGACGAGGTTATTTCCCTGGCCCTGAATCACTCAGCCATTGGCAAGCAAGCCAACACCGACCGGGAAATCGGCTACTGGCAGTGGCGCGACTACCGCTCTACGTACCGCCCCCAACTCGGCCTGCAGGGCACCCTGCCTAACTATAGCAGCACAATCACTCCGGTAGTGCAGCCCGAGGACGGTTCCATTGTATTCAGGCAAATCAAGAATAACAACTCCAATGTGGGGCTGGCCGTCAGGCAGAATATCGGTCTGACCGGGGGCCAGGTTATCGTGGGAGCCGATGTGCTGCGCTACGACGACTTTATCGGCAAGGCCAAGCGCTACAACAGTCAGCCATTTACGCTGGGCCTGACGCAGCCCATCGGGCAGTTCAACGAGTTGCACTGGAACCGCCGCATCGAGCCCCTGCGCTACCAGGAAAGCCAGCGGCAGTTCTTGGAAGAGCGGGAAAAGATTGCCCAGCGCACTACCGAATTGTACTTCGACGTGCTGCTGCAGCAGGTAAATGCCGAAGTGGCCCGCCAGAATGCCCAGGCTACCGACGAGTTGCTGCGCATCGGGCAGGAACGGTACCGCTTGGGCCGCCTTTCCCAGAGCGACTTACTGCAACTTGAGCTTAACTTGCTTGATGCTCAGCAAGCCAAGATTCAAGCCCAGCTCAGCGCCCAGAATGCCACCGTGGAGCTCCAGGCCTACACCGGGCTTACCGGTGCCCCGGCCCTAGACGTACCGGCTTTGGTGCCCCAGCCCGTAGTGGCGCCCGAAGTAGCGTTGGAGCAGGCCCGTCAGCACCGGAGCGCCATGCTGGCCTTTCAGCGCCGCTTGCTCGAAGCCGAGCGCGACGTGGCCCAGGCCCGGGGCACAACCGGTATGCAGGCCACGCTCTCGGCCAACCTGGGCTATGTCAATCAGGCTCCGGAATTGAATAATAGTCTGCAAGATCTGCGCAATCAGCAGCAGGTGAAGCTGTCTTTCTCGGTACCGTTGCTCGACTGGGGCACCGACAGGCCGTGGTGA
- a CDS encoding efflux RND transporter periplasmic adaptor subunit has translation MADLSSFKVRATISDAYADALHVGDPVVVRINGTDLRGTISTISPAVDKGVVTFYAQLDQDHHPALRSNLRVDVFVVTKGHHNVVRVKNGAFYQGGQEQSVFVVKDGKASQRTVRFGDSNFDYVQIVSGLRQGEQVIVSDMKEYLDTPELSITE, from the coding sequence GTGGCCGACCTGAGCAGCTTCAAAGTGCGGGCTACCATTTCCGACGCCTATGCTGATGCTCTGCACGTGGGCGACCCGGTGGTAGTGCGCATCAACGGCACCGACCTGCGCGGCACGATTAGCACCATCAGCCCGGCCGTGGATAAGGGTGTGGTAACCTTCTACGCCCAGCTCGATCAGGACCATCATCCGGCCCTGCGGTCCAACCTGCGCGTGGATGTATTCGTGGTTACCAAAGGCCACCACAACGTGGTACGGGTGAAGAACGGCGCTTTCTACCAGGGCGGTCAGGAACAGTCGGTGTTCGTGGTGAAGGACGGCAAGGCCAGCCAGCGCACCGTGCGCTTTGGCGACAGCAACTTCGACTACGTGCAGATTGTGAGTGGTTTGCGGCAGGGTGAGCAGGTCATCGTGTCCGACATGAAGGAGTATCTGGATACGCCGGAGCTGAGCATCACCGAGTAA
- a CDS encoding HlyD family secretion protein gives MAFRSFLKPSIQRSVILMAPVEIGDVEASLTAAGILIPGHEAVITSPIQSTIRRVAVAVGARLAPGQTILELDKEAAASSLAKLDDEQLRNRNKNSQLQLGLERDLNDLRTQVEVQAAKVRSLQSNLRDEQQLLKIGGGTAETVRQAELNLKVAQLEADRLARQIQTQQRSNAADVRELGYTMAIQNRAIAELAGKLAQATISAQDGGVLTWVNDDIGAQ, from the coding sequence ATGGCTTTTCGCTCATTTCTGAAGCCTAGTATCCAGCGCAGCGTCATCCTGATGGCCCCGGTAGAAATAGGGGATGTGGAAGCCTCACTGACCGCTGCCGGCATCCTGATTCCCGGTCACGAGGCAGTTATTACCAGCCCCATCCAAAGCACTATCCGGCGAGTAGCCGTGGCAGTAGGAGCCCGCTTGGCACCGGGTCAAACCATCTTGGAGCTGGACAAAGAAGCTGCCGCTTCGAGCCTGGCCAAGCTGGACGATGAGCAACTGCGCAACCGCAACAAAAACTCCCAGCTGCAGCTCGGCCTGGAGCGCGACCTGAACGACCTACGGACTCAGGTAGAAGTGCAGGCGGCCAAAGTAAGAAGCCTGCAGTCCAACCTGCGCGATGAGCAGCAACTGCTCAAAATTGGCGGCGGCACGGCCGAAACGGTACGCCAAGCCGAGCTGAACCTGAAAGTAGCTCAGCTGGAAGCCGACCGCCTGGCCCGCCAGATTCAGACCCAACAACGCTCCAACGCGGCCGATGTGCGGGAACTGGGATATACTATGGCTATTCAGAACCGTGCTATAGCCGAGCTGGCCGGTAAGCTGGCTCAAGCTACCATCAGCGCCCAGGATGGTGGCGTACTGACCTGGGTAAACGACGACATCGGGGCTCAGTAG
- a CDS encoding 4-hydroxy-3-methylbut-2-enyl diphosphate reductase → MAHNLTVSIDQDSGFCFGVTYAIQMAEEILNDQDYLYCLGDIVHNEEEVERLKSLGLRIITYDVFTQLHDEMVLIRAHGEPPSTYRIALTNNLTLIDASCPVVLKLQNRIKASYDKQNKIFIYGTHGHAEVQGLLGQTQGNAVVFENMDQLLQHSLPQELTLYSQTTKSPDSFYRIKQELEERGYTVMANDTICRQVSNRDKDLRHFAIRFDHIVFVSGTKSSNGKALYQVCKAANPNTHFISKVEELDLAWFEPGQSVGVCGATSTPMWLLEDVRAALVSVPAMAS, encoded by the coding sequence ATGGCACATAATCTTACCGTTAGTATCGACCAGGACTCCGGCTTCTGCTTCGGAGTTACCTACGCCATTCAGATGGCCGAGGAAATACTAAATGACCAAGACTATCTGTACTGTCTAGGCGACATAGTGCACAACGAAGAAGAGGTGGAGCGACTAAAGTCCCTGGGGCTGCGCATAATCACCTATGACGTCTTTACCCAGCTGCACGATGAAATGGTACTTATTCGGGCCCACGGGGAGCCGCCCAGCACCTACCGTATTGCGCTGACCAACAACTTGACCCTGATTGATGCTTCCTGCCCGGTCGTGCTCAAGCTGCAGAACCGCATCAAAGCTAGCTACGACAAGCAGAACAAGATCTTTATTTACGGCACCCACGGCCACGCCGAGGTGCAGGGCCTGCTTGGGCAAACCCAGGGCAACGCAGTGGTGTTCGAGAATATGGATCAGCTGCTGCAACACTCTCTGCCCCAGGAGCTGACGCTTTATAGCCAAACCACCAAAAGCCCCGACAGCTTTTACCGCATTAAGCAGGAGCTGGAGGAACGCGGCTACACGGTAATGGCCAACGATACCATCTGCCGCCAAGTCAGCAACCGCGACAAAGACCTGCGCCACTTCGCCATTCGCTTCGACCACATCGTATTTGTCTCGGGCACCAAGAGCAGCAATGGCAAAGCGCTTTACCAGGTCTGCAAGGCCGCTAATCCCAATACCCACTTTATTTCTAAGGTCGAGGAGTTGGATTTAGCCTGGTTTGAGCCCGGTCAGTCCGTTGGCGTCTGTGGCGCTACCAGCACCCCGATGTGGCTGCTCGAAGACGTGCGCGCGGCCTTGGTTTCCGTGCCCGCCATGGCGAGCTAA
- a CDS encoding alpha/beta fold hydrolase: MNVLRRNNVHVIGHGPQTLLFVNGFGCDQSIWRYLTPAFAEHFTLVLFDHVGAGLSVAAAYEPTKYASLEGYAQDVLEICDYLGLEQVYLVGHSVGAMIGTLAAIAEPERFKKLLLLCPSPCYVNDTSYYGGFDRPDLEAMLAFMETDYVGWADTFAPFIMGTPDQPTLAAELTHSFCQTNPAIARQFARVTFLSDNRQDVGQLRIPCLLVQCAEDLVAPPEVGEYLLAAIPDATLVTLPISGHCPQLSAPTETLNVLESYLPTNGSRLR; the protein is encoded by the coding sequence ATGAATGTGCTGCGCCGAAATAACGTCCACGTCATCGGGCACGGTCCCCAGACCTTGCTCTTCGTCAATGGCTTCGGCTGCGACCAAAGCATCTGGCGCTACCTCACGCCTGCTTTTGCCGAGCATTTCACCCTGGTGCTTTTCGACCACGTAGGAGCGGGCTTGTCGGTTGCGGCTGCCTACGAACCCACCAAATATGCCTCCCTGGAAGGCTATGCCCAGGATGTGCTGGAAATCTGCGACTACCTGGGCCTGGAGCAGGTGTATCTGGTTGGCCATTCAGTAGGAGCCATGATTGGTACCCTGGCGGCCATTGCCGAGCCCGAACGTTTTAAGAAGCTGCTGCTGCTGTGCCCCTCGCCGTGCTACGTCAACGATACCAGCTACTACGGGGGCTTCGACCGGCCCGACCTGGAAGCCATGCTGGCCTTTATGGAAACCGACTACGTGGGCTGGGCCGATACATTCGCGCCCTTCATTATGGGCACCCCCGACCAGCCCACGCTGGCCGCCGAGCTTACCCACAGCTTCTGCCAGACCAATCCGGCCATTGCCCGGCAGTTTGCCCGCGTCACGTTCCTCTCCGATAATCGCCAGGATGTGGGCCAATTGCGCATTCCCTGCCTGCTTGTGCAGTGCGCCGAAGACTTAGTAGCACCTCCCGAAGTGGGAGAGTATCTGCTAGCCGCTATTCCGGATGCCACTCTGGTCACGCTTCCCATTAGCGGCCATTGCCCACAGTTAAGCGCCCCCACCGAAACGCTGAATGTTCTGGAATCCTACCTGCCCACTAATGGCAGTCGGCTCAGGTGA